One genomic window of Bacteroidales bacterium includes the following:
- a CDS encoding 6-bladed beta-propeller — MLLNTKHVSFSIGFLLVFAGLCKAQDTLVPNMLPEKNKIIKIGQITNINKNKRSIFRKKFFSLLIGDNRVGLNNPVGMVSNSAANVIVADHGTNTLIKYKNKKGEMPSLLNKRNRDFISLVGICLFFDDNILFTDSYLNSVFLLKENNNISKFNIKDTLIQPTGVAYSKITKEIWVVETAAHRISAYNKQGELIRKIGKRGGAPGEFNYPTFIWIDKLGIIYVVDSLNFRIQIFDKTGKLISVFGKHGDGSGFFARPKGIAVDSEGNIYVADALFHVIQIFDKKGGFLYSFGSQGRGDNQLWMPAGIFIDKNDIIYVADSYNSRIQIFKFIKGKDGK; from the coding sequence ATGTTATTAAACACAAAACATGTTTCTTTCTCGATAGGCTTTTTATTGGTTTTTGCCGGTTTATGCAAAGCTCAAGACACTTTAGTCCCAAATATGCTTCCTGAAAAAAATAAAATAATAAAAATAGGACAAATCACTAATATTAATAAAAACAAAAGAAGTATTTTCCGTAAAAAATTTTTCAGTTTATTAATCGGGGACAATCGTGTTGGGCTAAACAACCCGGTGGGCATGGTGTCTAATAGTGCCGCCAATGTTATTGTTGCAGACCACGGCACAAACACTTTAATTAAATACAAGAACAAAAAGGGGGAAATGCCCAGCCTGTTAAACAAAAGAAACCGGGACTTTATTTCTCTTGTTGGTATTTGCCTTTTTTTTGATGATAATATTTTATTTACGGATTCTTATCTTAATTCAGTATTTCTTTTAAAAGAAAACAATAACATCAGCAAATTTAATATTAAAGACACACTTATTCAACCCACAGGAGTAGCATATTCAAAAATAACAAAAGAAATTTGGGTTGTAGAAACAGCTGCACACAGAATTTCGGCATACAATAAACAGGGAGAGCTAATCAGAAAGATAGGGAAGAGGGGAGGTGCCCCCGGAGAATTTAATTATCCGACTTTTATTTGGATTGATAAATTAGGCATTATATATGTTGTAGATTCACTAAATTTCAGAATTCAGATTTTTGACAAAACAGGAAAATTAATTAGTGTTTTTGGTAAACACGGAGACGGTTCCGGGTTTTTTGCCAGACCGAAAGGAATTGCAGTTGATTCAGAAGGAAATATTTATGTTGCTGATGCACTGTTTCATGTAATTCAAATATTTGATAAAAAGGGGGGGTTTTTATATAGTTTTGGTTCACAGGGCAGAGGAGATAACCAATTATGGATGCCAGCCGGAATTTTTATTGATAAAAATGATATTATTTATGTTGCCGACAGTTATAACTCAAGAATACAAATTTTTAAATTTATTAAAGGGAAAGATGGTAAATAG
- a CDS encoding cytochrome b/b6 domain-containing protein produces the protein MLNFKKLIAVTICFFYYSVIILAQSNDDCLMCHEDKDLTAERYGKTVSMYVNKALLQKSAHSKVECVSCHKDAAGSEFPHSEKLKKVSCGSCHTDYSEQVNNDIHNTLMKKTCKNPPTCKDCHNTHNVKKPANVKNKSKQFCGKCHETKVLSSAYHISSGINKGCVECHNETDYKLMLEKSVHANLECANCHGHVVNNLKGHETDNERPSADCYLCHGSIASEHKESIHGISIKEGMFEAANCWNCHGSHEITKVASENSKVSSRNLIKTCGECHDDDSFSEKHHSSVKHPAKLYSTSVHAKLVEMGRMDAAGCTSCHGVHNIKNRIQPGSTISSIGVSKSCGKCHEEIQKEYEQSIHWMSVKKGVGESPTCNDCHSEHCIKEINNLHKKEEIKKLQEQTCLECHQNLLLSERFGIDEESAANYQDSYHGLATMRGDDDAAMCIDCHGVHKILPKYHEESTIHEGNVVETCRKCHEGASDVFSKSYSHSSEEDSSAKFIEDIVETIYFWLIIIVIGGMAVHNLIIFIYDLREKRKEINKAIRIPRFTRNELIQHIILLLSFSILAITGFQLKYPDSWWAEGLSYFGLNEVARQWTHRISALVMIGLSIWHVVYLGITARGRDVLRGMLLKVSDIKHAIQNISYHLHLRKKHPEFDNYNYIEKAEYWALIWGTIVMAVTGFILWFPTVIGDWAPLWVIKVSEIVHFYEAILATLAIIVWHWFFVMFRPQEYPMSFTCVDGKMTIIHFKDEHKLKYKKVMLEWVELKEGKRTEKQLSHFGNLFIKAVEKSGANTDEFIKTEIDNDEDLRIYIEENKQK, from the coding sequence ATGTTAAACTTCAAAAAATTAATTGCAGTAACAATCTGTTTTTTCTACTACTCGGTAATTATCCTTGCACAATCAAATGATGATTGTTTGATGTGTCATGAGGATAAAGATTTAACTGCAGAAAGATACGGAAAAACTGTATCAATGTATGTAAATAAAGCTTTATTGCAGAAATCTGCACACAGTAAAGTAGAATGTGTTTCTTGCCATAAGGATGCGGCAGGCAGTGAGTTTCCTCATTCGGAAAAATTAAAAAAAGTAAGTTGCGGAAGCTGTCATACCGACTATTCTGAACAAGTTAACAACGACATTCATAATACACTTATGAAAAAAACTTGTAAAAACCCGCCCACTTGTAAAGATTGCCATAATACTCATAATGTAAAGAAACCGGCTAATGTAAAGAATAAATCAAAGCAATTTTGCGGAAAATGCCACGAAACAAAAGTTTTATCTTCTGCATACCATATTTCAAGCGGCATAAATAAAGGCTGTGTTGAATGCCATAATGAAACAGACTATAAGTTAATGCTTGAAAAATCTGTTCATGCTAATCTGGAATGTGCAAATTGCCATGGTCATGTTGTCAACAATTTAAAAGGACACGAAACAGACAATGAACGCCCTAGTGCCGACTGCTATCTTTGTCACGGGTCAATTGCATCAGAACACAAAGAAAGCATTCACGGAATATCTATTAAAGAAGGAATGTTTGAGGCTGCAAATTGTTGGAATTGTCACGGTTCCCACGAAATAACAAAGGTAGCTTCCGAAAACAGTAAGGTAAGCTCAAGAAATCTGATAAAAACTTGCGGAGAATGCCATGATGACGATTCTTTCTCCGAAAAACATCATTCATCAGTTAAACACCCTGCAAAATTATATTCAACTTCTGTTCATGCCAAACTCGTAGAAATGGGGCGAATGGATGCCGCCGGTTGTACTTCATGTCACGGTGTTCATAATATTAAAAACAGGATTCAACCGGGTTCAACTATTTCAAGTATCGGCGTATCAAAATCATGCGGAAAATGTCACGAAGAAATACAAAAAGAATACGAACAATCTATTCATTGGATGTCGGTAAAAAAAGGAGTCGGAGAATCCCCCACGTGTAATGATTGCCATAGTGAGCATTGCATTAAAGAAATAAATAACCTTCATAAAAAGGAGGAGATAAAAAAACTGCAAGAACAAACTTGCTTAGAGTGTCATCAAAACCTCCTACTGTCAGAACGCTTCGGAATAGACGAAGAAAGTGCTGCAAACTATCAAGACAGCTACCACGGATTGGCAACAATGCGAGGAGATGATGATGCGGCAATGTGTATAGATTGTCACGGAGTTCATAAAATTTTACCTAAATACCATGAAGAATCAACTATACATGAAGGAAATGTTGTTGAAACCTGCAGGAAATGTCACGAAGGAGCTTCTGATGTATTTTCTAAAAGTTATTCACACTCAAGCGAAGAAGACAGTTCTGCTAAATTTATTGAAGATATAGTTGAAACCATATATTTTTGGTTAATTATCATTGTTATCGGAGGAATGGCTGTTCATAATTTGATTATATTTATATATGACCTTCGTGAGAAAAGAAAAGAAATTAATAAAGCAATAAGAATACCGAGATTTACACGCAATGAACTGATACAACATATAATTTTACTTCTTTCATTCAGTATTCTTGCAATTACGGGGTTTCAACTAAAATACCCCGATAGTTGGTGGGCAGAAGGCTTAAGCTATTTTGGTTTAAATGAAGTTGCAAGACAATGGACACACAGAATATCTGCATTAGTTATGATAGGTCTTTCAATATGGCATGTTGTATATTTAGGAATAACAGCGAGGGGCAGAGATGTTTTAAGAGGCATGCTGCTTAAAGTTTCTGACATTAAACACGCAATACAAAATATTTCATACCACTTACACCTAAGAAAAAAACACCCCGAATTTGACAACTATAATTATATTGAAAAAGCAGAATATTGGGCATTGATTTGGGGAACTATTGTAATGGCTGTAACCGGATTTATTTTATGGTTTCCTACTGTAATAGGCGACTGGGCACCGCTTTGGGTTATTAAGGTAAGCGAAATTGTTCACTTTTATGAAGCAATTTTGGCAACACTGGCAATTATTGTTTGGCATTGGTTCTTTGTAATGTTCAGACCGCAAGAATATCCTATGAGCTTTACATGTGTTGACGGAAAAATGACCATCATCCATTTTAAAGATGAACACAAATTAAAATATAAAAAGGTTATGCTTGAATGGGTAGAACTAAAAGAGGGAAAAAGAACAGAAAAGCAACTGAGTCATTTCGGAAACTTATTTATAAAAGCTGTTGAAAAATCAGGAGCAAATACCGATGAATTTATTAAAACAGAAATAGATAACGATGAAGATTTAAGAATATACATTGAAGAAAACAAACAAAAATAA
- a CDS encoding ATP-binding protein encodes MRLNTFRSRIIFTVIVVVSLFSSFAFYLYSNYLSKRIYAKTEENTIAVLDMINEPVRLSLQPHNSGAFNSLVEKMIKSDQISDAYFLDSVGVLKFPVRASYIKSDSIFETDIPLIEEDLTFKTFKSEKHSLSRAFIRIQNKENCKNCHSSDTKNLGYIVFDFSINQTEKNINFTRKFSIIFTVFMVLILGGFVLLMHYRFVRGSLVKFQKSIKNINAGNLCERVPISDSRELGELAKCFNLMLDNFEETRKQLSSYHEKELQDAQKLATIGEMSARLAHEIRNPITGIANAIEIIAEDTKDKQNKPILHEIKRQATRVNEAISKLLKYAKSEKLTLDKQCINETVKSIVFFIKSQSSTKNVVFILDLQDKIPEFYFDREKIENVFLNLTLNAIDAIEEKNIRGVITYKTVYLKDKKEIKILIEDNGTGIQEDKINEIFKPFYTTKTEGTGLGMAIIKETAEKHSGTVKVESKLGIGTTFIVTLPTNLSFESTPNT; translated from the coding sequence ATGAGATTAAACACTTTCAGATCCAGAATTATTTTTACCGTAATAGTTGTGGTTTCATTGTTTTCGTCTTTTGCTTTTTATTTATACAGTAATTATCTTAGTAAAAGAATATATGCTAAAACCGAAGAAAACACTATTGCTGTTTTGGACATGATTAATGAACCTGTCAGGTTAAGTTTACAGCCGCACAATTCTGGAGCATTTAATTCATTAGTCGAAAAAATGATTAAAAGCGATCAAATATCTGATGCGTATTTTCTTGATTCTGTCGGCGTATTAAAGTTTCCGGTTAGAGCATCTTATATTAAAAGTGATTCAATTTTTGAAACGGATATACCTTTGATTGAAGAAGACCTGACATTTAAAACTTTCAAATCTGAAAAACATTCTCTTTCAAGAGCCTTTATAAGGATACAGAATAAAGAGAATTGTAAAAACTGCCATTCTTCTGACACTAAAAATTTAGGATATATAGTGTTTGATTTTTCAATAAATCAAACAGAAAAAAACATAAATTTTACAAGAAAATTCAGCATTATATTTACCGTTTTTATGGTGCTTATCCTCGGAGGCTTTGTTTTATTAATGCACTATAGATTTGTAAGGGGTTCATTGGTAAAGTTCCAAAAATCTATTAAAAATATTAATGCCGGAAACTTATGTGAAAGGGTTCCGATTTCAGATTCCAGAGAATTAGGTGAACTTGCAAAATGTTTTAATTTAATGCTTGATAATTTTGAAGAAACAAGGAAGCAATTAAGCTCATATCACGAAAAAGAGCTGCAAGATGCACAAAAGTTGGCTACAATAGGAGAAATGTCGGCAAGATTAGCCCATGAAATAAGAAACCCTATTACAGGAATTGCAAATGCTATCGAAATAATTGCAGAAGACACAAAAGACAAACAAAATAAGCCGATATTACATGAAATTAAAAGGCAAGCAACAAGGGTAAATGAGGCAATATCCAAACTGTTAAAATATGCCAAGTCAGAAAAACTGACGCTTGACAAACAGTGTATTAATGAAACAGTTAAATCTATTGTGTTTTTTATTAAAAGCCAGTCAAGCACAAAGAATGTCGTATTTATATTAGACCTTCAAGATAAAATTCCTGAGTTTTATTTTGACAGAGAAAAAATAGAAAATGTTTTTTTAAACTTAACACTTAATGCTATTGATGCTATTGAGGAGAAAAACATCAGAGGAGTTATTACTTACAAGACAGTATATTTGAAAGATAAAAAAGAAATTAAAATACTTATTGAAGATAACGGAACAGGAATTCAGGAAGACAAAATAAACGAAATTTTCAAACCTTTTTATACTACAAAAACAGAAGGTACCGGGCTGGGAATGGCAATTATCAAAGAAACGGCAGAAAAACATTCCGGAACAGTTAAGGTTGAAAGTAAGCTCGGAATAGGAACAACCTTTATTGTTACCTTGCCTACAAACTTATCTTTTGAATCAACGCCAAATACTTAA
- a CDS encoding OmpA family protein, with the protein MKRYIIVIPIAILAVSLSYLPRISKIKSLGSTHTYSGYSYNSVNERECSFCHNDIINHKVLHAPATDDCETCHQSTGNKHPRVKEKGFILAEKMPDLCYMCHEQKNDKKNIHTPVEGGECVSCHSPHGAEYKYMLAESESSKLCLECHDIDLSENTNIHAPIELDGCLSCHDAHQSDNSFLLVEDKSKICATCHDNIEAEKQAEFLHAPFDDDCSNCHNPHSSKESFLLNSSTPELCFTCHDDISSQINESKNIHKVSGSKIECQKCHSPHSSSHNKILKEEQDVLCLNCHNKKIDTETKQIENIKEKLNNAKYKHAPIEDGCAVCHNPHASNNTALLNGAFPEGEYTKASVESFELCFNCHDTDLLEKEFSSTATNFRNGEQNLHFTHINGDKGRTCNICHDVHASKNKFLIKKRVNFGTWNMPMNFILKENGASCRTGCHTEKKYTRVKIPENDSINVTDSVTNHINNVADTINVVENIENSSVKNDTTVAVIIKDSVIVDNVEIKKDTVAISTIENITEIDSITTEKDTITHKSDNIVKNDTTITVTIKDSVIVDNVEIKKDTLTNDNITQIDSTTLNITKDSAEVSNTNNLEETIISEVEAFNRMLPLKVFFKFGKTEFEKNINNEIDKLTDFMNKYPAVTIQINGYTDSVGSTDYNIELSKKRATAVKKILTAKGILPKRIKIKAYGESNPVNTNETEDGRAENRRAEFELIRK; encoded by the coding sequence ATGAAAAGATATATAATAGTAATACCGATTGCAATTTTAGCCGTAAGTCTAAGCTATTTACCGAGAATATCAAAAATTAAATCATTAGGCAGTACACATACATATTCCGGTTATTCATATAATTCCGTAAATGAAAGAGAATGTTCATTTTGCCACAATGATATTATTAATCATAAAGTTTTACATGCACCGGCTACAGACGATTGTGAAACCTGTCATCAAAGTACAGGGAATAAACATCCCAGGGTAAAAGAAAAAGGCTTTATCCTGGCAGAAAAAATGCCGGATTTATGTTACATGTGTCACGAACAAAAAAATGACAAAAAAAACATACATACACCCGTTGAGGGAGGTGAATGTGTCTCTTGTCACTCACCGCACGGAGCAGAATACAAGTATATGTTAGCAGAATCCGAGAGTTCAAAACTTTGTTTAGAATGCCATGATATTGATTTAAGCGAGAATACAAACATTCATGCACCGATTGAATTAGACGGATGCTTGTCATGCCACGATGCTCACCAATCAGATAATTCTTTTCTTTTAGTTGAAGACAAATCTAAAATATGTGCAACTTGTCACGATAATATCGAAGCCGAAAAACAAGCAGAATTTCTACATGCACCGTTTGACGATGACTGCTCAAACTGTCACAATCCTCACAGTTCAAAAGAATCATTTTTGCTGAATTCTTCAACTCCGGAATTATGCTTTACTTGTCATGATGATATAAGTTCGCAAATAAACGAATCAAAAAACATACACAAAGTGTCGGGAAGTAAGATTGAGTGTCAAAAATGCCATTCTCCGCATTCATCTTCTCATAATAAAATTTTAAAAGAAGAACAGGATGTTTTATGTTTAAATTGCCATAATAAAAAAATAGACACAGAAACAAAACAAATTGAAAACATTAAAGAAAAACTCAATAATGCTAAATATAAACATGCTCCGATTGAAGACGGATGTGCTGTTTGCCATAACCCCCATGCTTCGAATAATACGGCTTTATTGAACGGTGCTTTTCCGGAAGGTGAATATACAAAAGCAAGTGTCGAATCATTTGAACTTTGTTTTAATTGCCATGATACCGATTTGTTGGAAAAAGAATTTTCAAGCACGGCAACAAACTTTCGAAACGGTGAGCAAAATCTACACTTTACTCATATAAACGGCGACAAAGGAAGAACTTGTAACATTTGCCACGATGTGCATGCCTCAAAAAATAAGTTTCTGATAAAAAAGAGAGTTAATTTCGGAACGTGGAATATGCCCATGAATTTCATTCTAAAAGAAAACGGTGCATCATGCAGAACAGGATGCCACACAGAAAAAAAATACACACGAGTAAAAATTCCTGAAAATGACAGTATCAATGTTACGGATTCTGTTACAAATCATATTAACAATGTTGCTGACACGATAAATGTTGTTGAAAATATAGAAAACAGTTCCGTTAAAAATGACACAACAGTTGCAGTTATCATTAAAGATTCTGTTATTGTTGATAATGTAGAAATTAAAAAAGATACCGTTGCAATAAGTACTATTGAAAATATAACTGAAATTGACTCAATTACAACCGAAAAAGATACAATAACACATAAAAGCGATAATATAGTCAAAAATGATACAACAATTACAGTTACCATTAAAGATTCTGTTATTGTTGATAATGTAGAAATTAAAAAAGATACGTTAACAAATGATAATATAACCCAAATCGATTCAACAACTTTAAACATTACCAAAGATTCCGCAGAAGTATCAAATACAAACAATCTCGAAGAAACCATAATTTCAGAAGTTGAAGCATTTAACAGAATGTTACCGTTAAAGGTATTCTTTAAGTTCGGAAAAACAGAATTTGAAAAAAACATAAACAATGAGATAGATAAATTAACAGATTTTATGAATAAATACCCTGCCGTAACTATTCAAATAAACGGATATACTGACAGCGTGGGAAGTACTGATTATAATATCGAACTTTCCAAAAAACGAGCAACGGCGGTAAAAAAAATATTAACAGCAAAAGGAATATTACCTAAAAGAATAAAAATAAAAGCATACGGAGAGTCAAACCCTGTAAACACAAATGAAACCGAAGACGGAAGAGCAGAAAACAGAAGGGCAGAATTCGAGCTTATAAGAAAGTAG
- a CDS encoding cytochrome c family protein, whose product MKKSTLSKLLLAFGLFLFIGNTAVAQNKYIGAVKCKMCHNKAEKGEQYNKWLAGPHAKAMESLKGADATNPKCTKCHSTAASVDASLHMGIKATEGVSCESCHGAGSSYKSMSVMKNKDLSKTKGLVIPTEEVCKKCHNSESPNFKGFNFKEYFAKIAHPNPLSN is encoded by the coding sequence ATGAAAAAATCAACGTTAAGTAAATTATTATTAGCTTTTGGACTCTTCCTTTTTATCGGAAATACAGCGGTAGCACAAAACAAATATATTGGTGCCGTAAAATGTAAAATGTGTCATAACAAAGCTGAAAAAGGAGAACAATACAATAAATGGTTGGCAGGTCCTCATGCAAAAGCAATGGAATCTCTAAAAGGTGCTGATGCAACAAATCCTAAATGTACAAAATGTCACTCAACTGCTGCGTCTGTTGATGCAAGCCTTCATATGGGCATTAAAGCAACAGAAGGGGTTTCTTGTGAATCGTGTCATGGTGCCGGCAGTTCATACAAAAGTATGTCTGTAATGAAAAACAAAGACCTAAGTAAAACAAAAGGGCTTGTAATTCCGACAGAAGAAGTTTGTAAAAAATGTCATAACAGCGAAAGTCCTAATTTCAAAGGATTTAATTTTAAAGAATATTTTGCAAAAATTGCTCATCCCAATCCGTTGAGTAACTAA
- a CDS encoding sigma-54 dependent transcriptional regulator, producing MKPLKILIIDDEKLIRWSFEKKLNSKSYKIYTAGSGEDGIETFEMEQPDIVFLDNKLPKMQGIEVLKKLKSINDEVVIVFMTAYESVDTAVNAMKAGASEYINKPFTFEEINIIIENIRVKISKDREIQLLRREKKDNITFSQIIGVSEKIKSKVQISKKIAKTETTTILLLGESGTGKDMFSKAIHNESSRKDKPFVTINCSSLPETLLESELFGYERGAFTDAKKQKKGLFEVAESGTVFLDEIGEINQATQLKLLSVLENRTVRRLGGTKDIPVDIRIIAATNKDLKKSVEEKLFREDLYYRLKVFQITIPPLREHKEDIPLLVNYFIEEFNFQFRKKIEGTDPKVKDLMIKYNWPGNIRELRNVMERAVILESDNILHEDSLPGEIRENISKDSQCHPYDFNIPDEGISLYEIEKEFIKKALEKTANNQTKASKLLGISRDTFRYKKKKYKL from the coding sequence ATGAAGCCTCTGAAGATATTAATAATAGATGATGAAAAATTAATAAGGTGGTCTTTTGAAAAAAAACTGAATTCAAAGAGTTATAAAATATATACTGCAGGATCGGGGGAAGACGGTATCGAAACATTTGAAATGGAACAGCCCGATATAGTTTTTTTAGATAACAAACTTCCCAAAATGCAAGGAATCGAAGTTCTCAAAAAACTAAAATCTATTAATGATGAGGTCGTTATTGTTTTTATGACAGCTTACGAATCCGTTGATACTGCCGTAAATGCCATGAAAGCAGGAGCATCGGAATACATTAACAAACCGTTTACATTTGAAGAGATAAATATTATTATTGAGAACATTCGAGTTAAAATAAGTAAAGACAGAGAGATTCAGCTTTTGCGAAGGGAAAAAAAAGATAATATTACTTTTAGCCAAATTATAGGAGTTTCAGAGAAAATTAAAAGCAAAGTTCAAATCTCAAAAAAAATAGCAAAAACAGAAACAACAACAATTTTACTTTTGGGAGAAAGCGGAACCGGTAAAGACATGTTCTCAAAAGCAATACATAACGAAAGCAGCCGAAAAGATAAACCTTTTGTTACAATTAACTGTTCCTCGCTACCCGAAACTCTTTTGGAAAGCGAACTGTTCGGCTATGAAAGAGGTGCATTTACAGATGCAAAAAAACAAAAGAAAGGATTGTTTGAGGTTGCAGAAAGCGGAACCGTTTTTTTAGATGAAATAGGAGAGATAAACCAGGCAACTCAATTAAAACTGTTAAGTGTACTGGAAAACAGAACCGTCAGACGTTTAGGCGGAACAAAAGATATCCCTGTCGATATCCGAATTATTGCAGCAACAAATAAAGATTTAAAAAAATCAGTCGAAGAAAAATTATTCCGAGAAGATTTATATTATAGACTTAAAGTTTTTCAGATTACAATTCCGCCGTTGCGTGAACATAAAGAGGACATTCCCCTTCTTGTTAATTATTTTATTGAAGAGTTTAACTTTCAATTCAGAAAGAAAATTGAAGGAACAGACCCTAAGGTAAAAGACCTCATGATAAAGTACAACTGGCCCGGAAACATCAGAGAATTGAGAAATGTAATGGAAAGAGCCGTAATTTTAGAGTCTGATAATATTTTACACGAAGACAGCCTTCCCGGAGAAATAAGAGAAAACATATCAAAAGACAGCCAATGCCACCCTTACGATTTTAATATCCCTGATGAGGGTATCTCATTATATGAAATAGAAAAAGAGTTTATTAAGAAAGCTCTTGAAAAAACTGCAAACAACCAAACAAAAGCATCTAAACTTCTCGGAATATCCAGAGATACTTTCAGGTATAAAAAGAAAAAGTATAAATTATAG
- a CDS encoding cytochrome c3 family protein has product MKKLSILLFFVTIGLMSFGQLTGSAHDFNDGAGLGNDAWNTMASNKMCGPCHTPHNASQAASGPLWSHTLSTAVFTIYTSPFNTMEAVPGQPSGVSLYCLSCHDGTVNLNDHDYGTSADAMTGTALVGTDLSDDHPVSFAWDGTFTDPELYDPTTQLSGLPAGGTITTDMLFSGTLQCGSCHDVHNYAGIPGLLLKTNISSELCLTCHNK; this is encoded by the coding sequence ATGAAAAAATTAAGTATTTTATTATTCTTTGTTACAATCGGTTTAATGAGTTTCGGACAATTAACCGGCTCTGCTCACGATTTTAACGATGGAGCCGGCTTAGGAAATGATGCTTGGAATACAATGGCTTCAAACAAAATGTGCGGACCTTGTCATACACCTCACAATGCTTCGCAAGCAGCAAGCGGACCTCTTTGGAGTCACACATTGTCAACAGCAGTATTTACAATTTATACAAGTCCTTTCAATACAATGGAAGCTGTTCCCGGACAACCTTCAGGAGTTTCTTTATATTGTTTAAGTTGCCATGACGGTACTGTAAACCTTAATGATCACGATTACGGAACTTCTGCAGATGCAATGACAGGAACTGCATTAGTAGGAACAGATTTAAGTGATGACCATCCCGTATCTTTTGCTTGGGACGGTACATTTACAGATCCTGAACTTTATGATCCGACAACACAATTAAGTGGATTACCCGCAGGAGGAACAATTACTACAGATATGCTGTTCAGCGGAACTCTTCAATGCGGATCATGCCATGATGTTCATAATTATGCAGGTATTCCCGGTTTATTACTTAAAACAAATATCAGTAGTGAGCTTTGCTTAACTTGTCACAATAAATAA
- a CDS encoding 6-bladed beta-propeller, whose translation MKQIRLNLFLSASIILVLISSCKIFQTTTIPEKVIVFPSAPDTARIQFLTSIGNSFDIEGRQSKFKSFVLGKEESKTIKNAFGVDIRFGKIYVCDIGIKGLEIIDLNKKTFDYFLPEGNGKLVIPVNCHVDEKGYLYVADSGRKEIVVFDVNGNFVNAFGASESFKPLDVFVSDNKIWVANMKNHTIDVFQNDTSYKFLFSFPDAKKGDDAFLYQPRNVFVTNNNVFVSDFGSFNVKKFSKEGNYLSTIGAQGLKPGQFARPKGIAVDNEDNLYVIDAAFANAQIFNKDNHVLMFFGNPAGGQSGKGYMYMPAGIDINYEDVHFFEKFTDPKFKLKYIILVTNQYGPYKLNIYGRVELKE comes from the coding sequence ATGAAACAAATACGGCTTAATTTATTTTTATCGGCAAGTATTATTTTAGTCCTTATCAGTTCGTGTAAAATATTTCAGACAACAACAATTCCGGAAAAAGTAATAGTTTTTCCCTCAGCACCGGATACAGCACGAATTCAATTTTTAACAAGTATCGGAAACTCTTTTGACATTGAAGGAAGGCAATCAAAATTTAAAAGTTTTGTTTTAGGAAAAGAGGAATCGAAAACAATAAAAAACGCATTTGGCGTAGATATTCGTTTCGGGAAAATATACGTTTGCGATATTGGTATTAAAGGGCTGGAAATTATTGACCTAAACAAAAAAACATTTGACTATTTTCTCCCGGAAGGTAACGGAAAGTTGGTTATTCCGGTAAATTGTCATGTTGACGAAAAAGGCTATTTGTATGTTGCTGATTCAGGAAGAAAAGAAATTGTAGTTTTTGATGTAAACGGAAATTTTGTTAACGCTTTCGGAGCTTCTGAAAGCTTCAAGCCTCTTGATGTATTTGTATCGGACAATAAAATTTGGGTTGCAAATATGAAAAACCATACAATTGATGTTTTTCAAAATGATACAAGTTATAAATTTTTATTTTCTTTTCCTGATGCAAAAAAAGGAGATGACGCATTCCTTTACCAACCAAGAAATGTTTTTGTAACAAACAACAATGTTTTTGTAAGTGACTTCGGCTCTTTTAATGTGAAAAAGTTTTCAAAAGAAGGAAATTATTTAAGCACAATTGGAGCACAAGGTTTAAAACCCGGACAATTTGCCAGACCAAAAGGAATTGCTGTTGATAATGAAGATAATTTATATGTAATTGATGCAGCATTTGCAAATGCTCAGATATTCAATAAAGACAACCATGTATTGATGTTTTTCGGTAATCCTGCCGGCGGACAAAGCGGAAAAGGATATATGTATATGCCGGCAGGAATTGATATTAACTATGAAGATGTACATTTTTTTGAAAAATTTACAGACCCTAAGTTTAAACTGAAATATATAATTTTGGTTACTAATCAATATGGTCCTTATAAGCTGAATATATACGGAAGAGTTGAATTAAAAGAGTAA